One genomic segment of Pseudonocardia sp. T1-2H includes these proteins:
- a CDS encoding tyrosine-type recombinase/integrase, whose protein sequence is MRVHAGYDAVTGQRHRLTEIIPPGPQAVAQAEAARTRMVHEVDERRNPRTAATVNQLLDRYLEMIDVSASTHLMYERYLDKHVRPFIGSKKAGALGPDELDSLYAELRRCRVHCKPRSKVVDHRTPRPHECDERCRPHVCKPLSNTTVRHVHHVLSGAYKRAVRWRWVATSPVVQAEVPAPKPPDPRPPTPAEAAKLIEEASADPDWGALVWFTMTTGARRGEVCALRWRDVDLDGRTVQIRRAIATDGRRNLVEKDTKTHQQRRVALDEETTAVLAEHKARAEEAAALLGRELTGASFVFSQSADSSESLVPSSVGQRYTRMAKRLGLETHFHGLRHYSATELIAAGMDIRTVAGRLGHSGGGVTTLRVYAAWLAEADQRAAAGITARLPERPTSVSAVERARTAPRLPFEKTAAAILRRIEAGELSEGEHLPAINRLAREYEVGVGVGVQGSRLAADLGRGPYSGGRRRCCSCA, encoded by the coding sequence GTGCGTGTGCACGCCGGCTACGACGCCGTCACGGGACAGCGTCACCGGCTGACGGAGATCATCCCGCCCGGGCCGCAGGCGGTCGCTCAGGCTGAGGCCGCTCGGACACGGATGGTCCACGAGGTCGACGAGCGTCGGAACCCCCGGACCGCGGCCACGGTGAACCAGCTGCTGGATCGCTACCTCGAGATGATCGACGTGAGCGCCTCTACACACCTGATGTACGAGCGGTATCTGGACAAGCACGTCCGGCCGTTCATCGGGAGCAAGAAGGCGGGTGCTCTGGGCCCGGACGAGCTGGACTCGCTCTATGCCGAGCTCCGTCGCTGTCGGGTCCACTGCAAGCCCCGCAGCAAGGTCGTCGATCATCGGACCCCGCGGCCGCATGAGTGCGACGAGCGCTGCCGTCCGCATGTGTGTAAGCCGCTGTCGAACACGACTGTTCGGCACGTTCACCACGTCCTCAGCGGCGCGTATAAGAGGGCGGTGCGCTGGCGGTGGGTGGCGACGAGCCCGGTGGTGCAGGCCGAGGTTCCCGCACCGAAGCCGCCGGACCCGCGGCCACCGACGCCTGCTGAGGCGGCGAAGCTGATCGAGGAGGCTTCCGCGGATCCGGACTGGGGTGCGTTGGTCTGGTTCACGATGACGACGGGCGCGCGCCGTGGCGAGGTGTGTGCGCTGCGCTGGCGCGACGTCGACCTCGACGGCCGGACCGTGCAGATCCGTCGGGCGATCGCCACCGACGGGCGTCGGAACCTGGTCGAGAAGGACACCAAGACCCATCAGCAGCGCCGGGTCGCCCTCGATGAGGAGACGACCGCTGTGCTCGCGGAGCACAAGGCGCGGGCCGAGGAGGCTGCCGCTCTTCTTGGGCGCGAGTTGACCGGGGCGTCCTTCGTGTTCTCGCAGTCTGCGGACAGCAGTGAGTCGCTGGTGCCGTCGTCGGTCGGGCAGCGGTATACCCGGATGGCGAAGCGACTGGGCCTCGAGACCCATTTCCACGGCCTGCGGCACTACTCGGCGACCGAGCTGATCGCCGCCGGCATGGACATCCGCACGGTCGCGGGCCGTCTCGGCCACAGCGGCGGCGGGGTCACGACGCTGCGGGTCTATGCCGCCTGGCTGGCCGAGGCCGACCAACGCGCCGCGGCGGGGATCACCGCCCGGCTACCGGAAAGGCCGACGTCCGTGTCGGCGGTGGAACGTGCACGGACCGCGCCACGGTTGCCGTTCGAGAAGACGGCTGCGGCGATCCTGCGGAGGATCGAGGCGGGTGAGCTCTCGGAGGGCGAGCATCTTCCGGCGATCAACAGGCTGGCTCGGGAGTACGAGGTCGGGGTCGGGGTCGGCGTACAAGGCTCTCGACTTGCTGCAGACCTGGGGCGTGGTCCGTACTCAGGCGGGCGGAGGCGCTGTTGTTCTTGCGCCTGA
- a CDS encoding GNAT family N-acetyltransferase, whose protein sequence is MVFPLVTDRLRVRAWTLLDTKDALATYGVADVTGWLTPATDRIGDTAAMQAVLGAWAEAQVNLLPPLGRWAIERRADGVVVGGLAIRLLPPSQQDLEISFQLRPDAWGQGFATESAAALIEWAFTHGAEELFAVVRPDNTRAIAAARRLGMSWVGETDKYYDRTLQVYRVRPGDLTTDPMVELPDTDHENNTRT, encoded by the coding sequence ATGGTGTTTCCGCTGGTGACTGATCGTCTGCGGGTGCGGGCCTGGACGCTGTTGGACACCAAGGATGCGTTGGCGACCTATGGGGTCGCCGATGTGACGGGGTGGCTGACCCCGGCCACGGACCGGATCGGGGACACGGCCGCGATGCAGGCGGTATTGGGCGCCTGGGCCGAAGCGCAGGTCAATCTTCTCCCGCCGCTGGGGCGGTGGGCGATCGAGCGTCGCGCCGACGGGGTCGTGGTGGGCGGGTTGGCGATCCGGCTGCTGCCGCCCTCCCAACAGGATTTGGAGATCAGCTTTCAGCTTCGTCCGGACGCGTGGGGGCAGGGCTTTGCCACCGAGTCCGCCGCCGCTCTGATCGAGTGGGCATTCACCCACGGCGCCGAAGAGCTGTTCGCGGTGGTCCGGCCCGACAACACGAGAGCGATCGCGGCCGCGCGCCGGTTGGGCATGTCCTGGGTCGGGGAGACCGACAAGTACTACGACCGCACCTTGCAGGTCTACCGCGTCCGTCCGGGTGATCTGACCACCGACCCGATGGTCGAGCTGCCCGACACCGACCATGAGAACAATACGAGGACCTGA
- a CDS encoding cadmium resistance transporter, whose product MAGLTAANGVDNVTVYVLLFTGLPPGSEVLTIVTFFVLLGGWCAAAALIGSRKQVAALVGGFGRWLIPTVFIVIGGWVLVRSGALANLIASR is encoded by the coding sequence GTGGCCGGGCTGACCGCCGCCAACGGCGTGGACAACGTCACCGTCTATGTCCTGCTCTTCACCGGCCTTCCACCCGGCAGCGAAGTGTTGACCATCGTGACGTTCTTCGTCCTGCTCGGCGGCTGGTGCGCGGCCGCCGCGCTGATCGGTAGCCGCAAGCAGGTGGCCGCGCTCGTCGGCGGATTCGGGCGCTGGCTCATCCCCACCGTGTTCATCGTCATCGGCGGGTGGGTCCTCGTCAGGTCCGGAGCGCTGGCGAACCTCATCGCCTCCCGATGA
- a CDS encoding acyltransferase: protein MRLLDRLLRSTVARLVVERIEEERLDALYRYRVHSDPARLRIHPTAVVNNAIFNTGGGHITVGEYVFFGHNVCVLAGVHEVDKFGLDRQRAIPRSGYDIEIGEGAWLATNVMVAGPVKIGAHAVVGGGSVVRKDVEPYAVVAGNPARLIRYLTPPDAHQE, encoded by the coding sequence ATGCGACTGCTCGACCGATTGCTCAGGTCGACTGTTGCTCGGCTGGTCGTGGAGCGCATCGAAGAGGAACGCCTGGACGCGCTGTACCGCTACCGCGTCCACAGCGATCCCGCCCGACTGCGGATCCATCCGACCGCCGTCGTCAATAATGCGATCTTCAACACCGGTGGCGGTCATATCACGGTGGGGGAATATGTGTTCTTCGGGCACAACGTCTGCGTACTGGCCGGGGTGCACGAGGTAGACAAGTTCGGTCTTGATCGACAACGGGCCATCCCGCGCAGCGGCTACGACATCGAGATCGGTGAGGGCGCATGGCTGGCCACCAACGTAATGGTCGCCGGGCCGGTGAAGATCGGCGCGCACGCCGTCGTCGGTGGCGGATCGGTGGTACGCAAGGACGTCGAGCCGTATGCAGTGGTGGCCGGCAACCCAGCGAGGCTCATCCGCTACTTGACTCCGCCAGACGCTCACCAGGAGTGA
- a CDS encoding methyltransferase: protein MLQMLNAGFTMRALCVAAELKIADRLAAGPRTLAELATATGTHQQSLGRLLRLLAGAGVFREEPDGRIALTPLGKCLRSDGPDSVRDWALYLGSPQLWEVLGALRDTVTTGEPAFPRVHGLPLWDYMSEHPDFAAPFHRWMSQQSAQHNAAVVAAYDFSPFRVVADIGGGQGSTLAAILQANPSLRGILLDLPQVVAHPAPLDEAGIAPRCEVIGGDMLRAVPEGADAYLVKRILMSFGDEQATTILGNCAAGAPAHGRVLAVEMVLPAGNEPSPAKTFDVLMLLQHTGARIRTEAEFTELFTAAGLRLTRIIPTASPNSILEGAPT from the coding sequence ATGCTGCAGATGCTCAACGCCGGGTTCACCATGCGGGCTCTCTGTGTGGCTGCCGAGCTCAAGATCGCTGACCGATTGGCTGCCGGGCCCCGGACGTTGGCCGAGTTGGCCACCGCCACCGGCACGCACCAGCAGTCCCTGGGGCGACTGCTGCGGCTGCTCGCCGGGGCCGGGGTGTTCCGCGAGGAACCCGACGGGCGGATCGCGCTCACGCCGCTCGGAAAGTGCCTGCGCAGCGACGGGCCGGACTCGGTGCGGGATTGGGCACTCTACCTCGGCTCTCCCCAGCTGTGGGAGGTCCTCGGCGCGCTGCGCGACACCGTCACGACCGGTGAGCCGGCGTTCCCGCGGGTGCACGGCCTACCCTTATGGGACTATATGAGCGAACACCCGGACTTCGCGGCACCGTTTCACCGCTGGATGAGTCAACAGTCCGCTCAGCACAACGCGGCGGTGGTGGCGGCCTACGACTTCTCCCCGTTTCGAGTGGTCGCTGACATCGGCGGCGGACAGGGCTCCACCCTGGCCGCGATCCTGCAGGCCAACCCGTCGCTGCGCGGCATCCTGCTCGACCTACCGCAGGTCGTCGCTCACCCCGCCCCGCTCGACGAGGCGGGGATCGCGCCGCGCTGCGAGGTCATCGGCGGCGACATGCTGCGTGCAGTGCCCGAAGGCGCCGATGCTTACCTGGTCAAACGCATCCTCATGTCCTTCGGCGACGAGCAGGCCACCACGATCCTGGGCAACTGCGCGGCGGGCGCACCCGCCCACGGCAGGGTCCTGGCCGTCGAAATGGTCCTGCCAGCGGGCAACGAGCCAAGCCCAGCGAAGACCTTCGACGTGCTGATGCTGCTGCAGCACACGGGGGCCCGCATCCGCACCGAAGCCGAATTCACTGAGCTGTTCACCGCCGCCGGCCTGCGCCTGACCAGGATCATCCCCACAGCCTCCCCCAACAGCATCCTCGAAGGCGCCCCCACCTAA
- a CDS encoding hemerythrin domain-containing protein, producing MSTTSTDAPDLLGITLAHRMMRTDLHRLTDVAERIASGACGCTDRRAAAIAAWIGTLCDEIHHHHTSEDEIAWPVITRYASGCVDLAVLTDDHHALDPLLDEVRSAVQGLTSARAGARGPAAGELAARLARVRDEIDEHLDAEESGLFPVIERYVPAAEWKRIEEEVRRNGPGAQFVLPRMADVASPDEWAHMRAVAGPVPAVLARLMRPGHRRRERLVFA from the coding sequence GTGTCCACCACCAGCACCGACGCCCCCGACCTGCTCGGCATCACCCTCGCGCACCGCATGATGCGCACCGACCTGCACCGGCTGACCGACGTCGCCGAGCGCATCGCCTCCGGCGCATGCGGCTGCACCGACCGCAGGGCCGCCGCCATCGCGGCCTGGATCGGGACGCTGTGCGACGAGATCCACCACCACCACACCTCGGAGGACGAGATCGCCTGGCCGGTGATCACCCGCTACGCCTCCGGCTGCGTCGACCTCGCCGTGCTCACCGACGACCACCACGCCCTCGACCCGCTGCTCGACGAGGTGCGCTCCGCCGTCCAGGGCCTGACGTCGGCCCGCGCCGGCGCCCGGGGCCCGGCCGCCGGGGAGCTGGCGGCTCGGCTGGCCCGAGTCCGCGACGAGATCGACGAGCACCTCGACGCGGAGGAGTCCGGTCTGTTCCCGGTCATCGAGCGCTACGTCCCGGCGGCCGAGTGGAAGCGCATCGAGGAGGAGGTGCGGCGCAACGGTCCCGGCGCCCAGTTCGTGCTGCCCCGCATGGCCGATGTCGCGAGCCCCGACGAGTGGGCGCACATGCGGGCCGTGGCCGGTCCGGTACCCGCGGTGCTGGCCCGGCTGATGCGGCCCGGCCACCGGCGCCGGGAACGGCTCGTGTTCGCCTGA
- a CDS encoding BTAD domain-containing putative transcriptional regulator: MISAVRVRVLGPLRADVDGRPADLGGRTRRAVLARLAVGGGDVVSTDAIVDDLWPGEAPPRALSALQVHISHLRRALEPHRPPRAPATVLLSVPPGYALAPHSLDTLRFTALLDAAASADPAVAAQHLRDALACWSGAAFAEFAAEPWAVPEAARLEELRLVAVERWADARLALDDPAAAVPDLERLLHDHPLREGAVRLLALALYRTGRQADALAVLARARRRLADELGVDPGPELRAVERDVLGHVDHVLPRPVPVAPAPPAVRSPAPDLVGRTSELGRLRGAADRAVAGAQVVLVSADAGGGKSALVAAFRAERAAAGWTTAVGRCPEVDGAPPAWAWRELVEEVLAAHPTDADMDERLAALRAGPTAAQETFWIARAVVDLLHGAARSGPLLLVLDDLHRAEGETLQLLRSVVAGLAGAPVLVVATLRPAEVGPDVQAALAALAEPTADRIEVGGLGPDEVRTLLARHGVAGADPATVALVADRTGGNPLFVRELARLIAAEGVAAAGHAVPAGVRDVLRRRLARLPGPAQTVLRQASVLGRDVDVDVLAQLTADEDATLDALELGVLSGLLTEPAPGRVRFTHALVCDTLYADVPRLRRTRLHAATLDVLAATHPDDHAALARHALAAGPSVPAERAAEHAAAAAGAADRFGARREAARLWGAAVELAVAAGMDVQREMALRCSHVSALANAGESIAAVRARRVAVDRAREWPPLLVSALTSYDAPVSWTIRPDMGVDHDLVELMETALAATRDAATRCRLLAALVFELESHDDERVRSASAEAMTLSAGLDDPHLRCTALNARFFAALGPDLWQEMEPVGTELVTTARTAGLAGYESQGHHVLFMVNTSRHDLATAQRHADAAIASATGGQLGLTLGWAAIFQALQSLVHGDLDRAEAMYAALSEQLVAAGAVNGDLIGVAGRFAVRHAQGRTAASPPSCWS; encoded by the coding sequence GTGATCAGCGCAGTACGTGTCCGGGTCCTCGGCCCACTGCGCGCGGACGTCGACGGCCGGCCGGCCGATCTCGGGGGCCGCACCCGGCGTGCCGTGCTGGCCCGGCTCGCCGTCGGCGGTGGTGACGTGGTGTCCACGGACGCGATCGTCGACGATCTGTGGCCCGGTGAGGCGCCGCCGCGGGCACTGAGCGCGCTCCAGGTGCACATCTCGCACCTGCGCCGGGCCCTCGAGCCGCACCGGCCGCCCCGGGCGCCGGCCACCGTGCTGCTCAGCGTTCCGCCCGGCTACGCGCTGGCCCCGCACTCGCTCGACACCCTCCGGTTCACCGCCCTGCTCGACGCCGCCGCCTCGGCCGACCCCGCCGTGGCCGCCCAGCATCTGCGCGACGCGCTCGCCTGCTGGTCCGGTGCGGCGTTCGCGGAGTTCGCCGCCGAGCCGTGGGCCGTGCCCGAGGCGGCCCGGTTGGAGGAGCTGCGCCTCGTCGCGGTGGAGCGATGGGCCGACGCCCGGCTGGCGCTGGACGACCCCGCGGCCGCCGTCCCCGATCTGGAACGGCTGCTGCACGACCATCCGCTGCGCGAGGGAGCCGTGCGGCTGCTCGCGCTGGCGCTCTACCGCACCGGCCGGCAGGCCGACGCGCTCGCGGTGCTCGCCCGCGCCCGCCGGAGGCTGGCCGACGAGCTCGGTGTCGATCCCGGCCCGGAACTGCGCGCGGTGGAACGTGACGTCCTCGGGCACGTCGACCACGTCCTTCCCCGGCCGGTGCCCGTCGCGCCCGCCCCGCCCGCTGTCCGGTCGCCCGCACCGGACCTCGTCGGGCGCACGTCCGAGCTGGGACGGCTGCGGGGGGCGGCCGACAGGGCCGTCGCGGGGGCCCAGGTCGTCCTCGTCTCGGCGGACGCGGGCGGTGGGAAGTCCGCCCTGGTCGCCGCGTTCCGGGCGGAGCGCGCCGCCGCCGGGTGGACCACCGCGGTCGGCCGCTGTCCCGAGGTCGACGGGGCTCCGCCGGCGTGGGCGTGGCGGGAGCTGGTGGAGGAGGTCCTCGCCGCGCATCCCACCGACGCCGACATGGACGAGCGGCTCGCCGCGCTGCGCGCCGGGCCGACCGCCGCGCAGGAGACGTTCTGGATCGCCCGCGCCGTCGTCGATCTGCTGCACGGCGCCGCCCGCTCGGGCCCGCTGCTGCTCGTGCTCGACGACCTGCACCGGGCCGAGGGCGAGACGCTGCAGCTGCTGCGGTCGGTGGTGGCGGGGCTGGCCGGGGCGCCCGTGCTGGTCGTCGCGACGCTGCGGCCCGCCGAGGTCGGGCCCGACGTCCAGGCCGCGCTCGCCGCGCTGGCCGAGCCGACCGCCGACCGCATCGAGGTGGGTGGCCTCGGCCCCGACGAGGTCCGCACCCTGCTGGCCCGCCACGGAGTCGCCGGCGCGGACCCTGCCACCGTCGCCCTCGTCGCCGACCGCACCGGGGGCAATCCGCTGTTCGTGCGGGAGCTGGCCCGGTTGATCGCCGCGGAGGGCGTCGCGGCCGCCGGGCACGCCGTGCCCGCGGGAGTCCGTGACGTGCTCCGCCGACGGCTCGCCCGCCTCCCGGGGCCCGCCCAGACGGTGCTGCGGCAGGCGTCGGTGCTGGGCCGTGACGTCGACGTCGACGTCCTGGCGCAGCTCACCGCCGACGAGGACGCCACGCTCGACGCCCTGGAACTGGGCGTCCTCAGTGGACTGCTGACCGAGCCGGCGCCCGGCCGCGTCCGGTTCACCCACGCGCTGGTCTGCGACACGCTCTACGCCGACGTCCCGCGTCTGCGTCGCACGCGGCTGCACGCGGCGACGCTGGACGTGCTCGCCGCGACCCACCCGGACGACCACGCGGCCCTGGCCCGCCACGCGCTCGCCGCGGGCCCGTCCGTCCCCGCCGAGCGGGCGGCCGAGCACGCCGCCGCGGCCGCCGGTGCCGCCGACCGTTTCGGAGCCCGCCGCGAAGCCGCCCGGCTGTGGGGCGCGGCCGTGGAGCTCGCCGTGGCGGCCGGGATGGACGTCCAGCGGGAGATGGCGCTGCGCTGCTCGCACGTCTCGGCGCTGGCCAACGCGGGCGAGAGCATCGCCGCGGTGCGGGCCCGGCGCGTGGCCGTCGACCGTGCCCGCGAGTGGCCGCCACTGCTGGTCAGCGCTCTGACCAGCTACGACGCCCCCGTGTCGTGGACGATCCGGCCCGACATGGGCGTGGACCACGACCTGGTGGAGCTGATGGAGACCGCCCTGGCCGCCACCCGTGACGCCGCAACGCGGTGCCGCCTGTTGGCCGCGCTGGTGTTCGAGCTGGAGAGCCACGACGACGAGCGGGTGCGGTCGGCGAGCGCGGAGGCGATGACGCTCTCCGCAGGCCTCGACGACCCGCACCTGCGCTGCACGGCGCTCAACGCGAGGTTCTTCGCGGCGCTGGGCCCGGACCTGTGGCAGGAGATGGAACCGGTCGGCACCGAGCTCGTGACCACGGCCCGGACCGCCGGGCTCGCCGGCTACGAGTCACAGGGCCACCACGTGCTGTTCATGGTCAACACCTCGCGCCACGATCTCGCCACCGCGCAGCGGCACGCCGACGCCGCGATCGCGTCGGCCACAGGCGGCCAGCTGGGCCTGACACTGGGCTGGGCCGCCATCTTCCAGGCGCTGCAGTCGCTCGTGCACGGCGACCTCGACCGCGCCGAGGCCATGTACGCGGCGCTGAGCGAGCAGCTCGTCGCGGCGGGCGCGGTCAACGGGGACCTCATCGGCGTGGCCGGCCGGTTCGCCGTGCGCCATGCACAGGGCCGCACGGCCGCTTCGCCCCCGAGCTGCTGGAGCTGA